A window of Bos taurus isolate L1 Dominette 01449 registration number 42190680 breed Hereford chromosome 19, ARS-UCD2.0, whole genome shotgun sequence contains these coding sequences:
- the CYB5D2 gene encoding neuferricin isoform X3, with amino-acid sequence MLTLQNWLSFYEKNYKFIGRVIGRFYGEDGLPTPELTQAEAMMTKGLEADRQELIEKQRFPPCNAEWSFIRGSRFWCSQQSGGVSRDWIGVPRKLFKPGVKPHCVCVRTTGPPSDQSPENPTHRNRGDLDHPNLGEYPGCPPLAITCSVPL; translated from the exons ATGCTGACACTCCAAAACTGGCTTTCATTCTATGAGAAGAACTACAAATTCATTG GAAGGGTGATAGGAAGGTTTTACGGAGAGGATGGGCTCCCCACCCCAGAACTGACCCAGGCAGAAGCCATGATGACCAAAGGCTTGGAAGCAGACAGACAGGAGCTGATAGAGAAGCAGAGGTTCCCACCGTGCAACGCTGAGTGGAGCTTCATCAGGGGTAGCCGGTTCTGGTGTTCCCAACAGAG tGGAGGTGTGAGCAGAGACTGGATCGGCGTTCCCAGGAAGCTGTTTAAGCCAGGTGTCAAgccccattgtgtgtgtgtgagaacaaCTGGCCCTCCGAGTGACCAGTCGCCGGAAAACCCTACGCACAGAAATCGTGGGGACCTGGACCACCCCAACTTGGGGGAGTACCCAGGCTGCCCACCCCTCGCCATCACATGCTCTGTCCCCCTCTAA
- the CYB5D2 gene encoding neuferricin isoform X2, with translation MLLRPVLLWTCVFSSRVCIPRRRIAESYGRDASRAFVTGDYSEAGLVDDVSDLSFSEMLTLQNWLSFYEKNYKFIGRVIGRFYGEDGLPTPELTQAEAMMTKGLEADRQELIEKQRFPPCNAEWSFIRGSRFWCSQQSGGVSRDWIGVPRKLFKPGVKPHCVCVRTTGPPSDQSPENPTHRNRGDLDHPNLGEYPGCPPLAITCSVPL, from the exons atgctgttacgACCAGTTTTGTTGTGGACGTGTGTTTTCAGTTCTCGTGTGTGTATACCTAGGAGgcgaattgctgagtcatatg GCCGAGATGCATCCAGAGCGTTTGTGACCGGGGACTACTCTGAAGCAGGCCTTGTAGATGATGTATCCGACCTGTCATTTTCTGAGATGCTGACACTCCAAAACTGGCTTTCATTCTATGAGAAGAACTACAAATTCATTG GAAGGGTGATAGGAAGGTTTTACGGAGAGGATGGGCTCCCCACCCCAGAACTGACCCAGGCAGAAGCCATGATGACCAAAGGCTTGGAAGCAGACAGACAGGAGCTGATAGAGAAGCAGAGGTTCCCACCGTGCAACGCTGAGTGGAGCTTCATCAGGGGTAGCCGGTTCTGGTGTTCCCAACAGAG tGGAGGTGTGAGCAGAGACTGGATCGGCGTTCCCAGGAAGCTGTTTAAGCCAGGTGTCAAgccccattgtgtgtgtgtgagaacaaCTGGCCCTCCGAGTGACCAGTCGCCGGAAAACCCTACGCACAGAAATCGTGGGGACCTGGACCACCCCAACTTGGGGGAGTACCCAGGCTGCCCACCCCTCGCCATCACATGCTCTGTCCCCCTCTAA
- the CYB5D2 gene encoding neuferricin isoform X1 encodes MPGLGGRGLWLGPAVAVAAAMAAWLMGWWSPRADFRLFIPEELARYRGRPGDPGLYLALLGRVYDVSSGRRHYEPGAHYSGFAGRDASRAFVTGDYSEAGLVDDVSDLSFSEMLTLQNWLSFYEKNYKFIGRVIGRFYGEDGLPTPELTQAEAMMTKGLEADRQELIEKQRFPPCNAEWSFIRGSRFWCSQQSGGVSRDWIGVPRKLFKPGVKPHCVCVRTTGPPSDQSPENPTHRNRGDLDHPNLGEYPGCPPLAITCSVPL; translated from the exons ATGCCGGGGCTCGGCGGGCGTGGGCTCTGGCTGGGCCCGGCCGTGGCCGTGGCGGCGGCGATGGCCGCATGGCTGATGGGCTGGTGGAGTCCCCGCGCCGACTTTCGCCTTTTCATACCCGAGGAGCTGGCCCGCTATCGCGGCCGCCCAGGGGACCCGGGCCTCTATTTGGCCTTGCTCGGCCGCGTCTACGATGTGTCCTCTGGCCGGAGGCACTACGAGCCCGGGGCCCACTATAGCGGCTTCGCAG GCCGAGATGCATCCAGAGCGTTTGTGACCGGGGACTACTCTGAAGCAGGCCTTGTAGATGATGTATCCGACCTGTCATTTTCTGAGATGCTGACACTCCAAAACTGGCTTTCATTCTATGAGAAGAACTACAAATTCATTG GAAGGGTGATAGGAAGGTTTTACGGAGAGGATGGGCTCCCCACCCCAGAACTGACCCAGGCAGAAGCCATGATGACCAAAGGCTTGGAAGCAGACAGACAGGAGCTGATAGAGAAGCAGAGGTTCCCACCGTGCAACGCTGAGTGGAGCTTCATCAGGGGTAGCCGGTTCTGGTGTTCCCAACAGAG tGGAGGTGTGAGCAGAGACTGGATCGGCGTTCCCAGGAAGCTGTTTAAGCCAGGTGTCAAgccccattgtgtgtgtgtgagaacaaCTGGCCCTCCGAGTGACCAGTCGCCGGAAAACCCTACGCACAGAAATCGTGGGGACCTGGACCACCCCAACTTGGGGGAGTACCCAGGCTGCCCACCCCTCGCCATCACATGCTCTGTCCCCCTCTAA